From Abyssibius alkaniclasticus:
GACATTCTGTCCCGATCCGGTTTTTAGCCTAAAAAGTCAGATTCAATGGCACTATACGGATATGAGTGACGAAAGAAAAACTGCGAAAGGCCGATGAAGTGCGACTGCGAATCGTTCAAATTCTTCTCTGGGCGGCCGCCGTGCTGGCAATGCTGGCCTATGGCGCGATTCTGATCACGGAAGATAACGCGCCGCCACCAGCCGAGCAGGCAGCCTTCCGCCCAAGCTTCAGCCTGCCCGATGCCGAGGGGCGCTTGCGCAGCGAAGCCGAATTTGCCGGCAAGTATATGCTGGTCTTTTTCGGGTTCACAAACTGCCCCGATGTGTGCCCGACAACCCTGTCCGAAGTTGCACAGGTTATGGACGCGCTTGGCGCGCAGGCGGACCAGGTGCAACCCTTGTTCATTTCAATCGACCCCGAGCGTGACCGCGCGCTTGGTCTGGCAGACTTCACGGCAGCCTTTCATCC
This genomic window contains:
- a CDS encoding SCO family protein; this translates as MTKEKLRKADEVRLRIVQILLWAAAVLAMLAYGAILITEDNAPPPAEQAAFRPSFSLPDAEGRLRSEAEFAGKYMLVFFGFTNCPDVCPTTLSEVAQVMDALGAQADQVQPLFISIDPERDRALGLADFTAAFHPSIIGLAGDAVQTRVAAESFHIYYERQDDPSAPDGYSMSHSPSLYLIGPDGNWLRQFSYGTRADEIVADLQARL